One stretch of Streptomyces sp. NBC_00443 DNA includes these proteins:
- a CDS encoding MarR family transcriptional regulator has product MTTTTPLLDPRVIALAHYASRALLERVLARHGATFQQSVTLRLVNVADGPVERDRLVDSVVGALKIDAAQAHSVVDELIVAQLLAPQEPSQVRITEAGRELYERTSAETAPISARVYAGIPTEDLAAAGRVLTLITERADAELAAMNG; this is encoded by the coding sequence ATGACCACCACCACTCCCCTGCTCGACCCCCGCGTCATAGCTCTGGCCCACTACGCGAGCCGCGCGCTTCTCGAGCGTGTACTGGCCCGCCACGGCGCGACGTTCCAGCAGTCCGTCACCCTCCGGCTCGTCAACGTCGCCGACGGACCCGTCGAGCGCGACCGCCTCGTCGACAGCGTCGTCGGCGCGCTGAAGATCGACGCCGCGCAGGCCCACTCCGTGGTCGACGAGCTGATCGTCGCGCAGCTGCTGGCCCCGCAGGAGCCGTCCCAGGTTCGGATCACGGAGGCCGGACGGGAGTTGTACGAGCGGACCTCCGCCGAGACCGCTCCCATCTCCGCCCGGGTCTACGCCGGCATCCCCACGGAGGATCTGGCCGCCGCCGGGCGCGTACTGACCCTCATCACCGAGCGGGCCGACGCCGAGCTCGCCGCCATGAACGGGTAG
- a CDS encoding MarR family winged helix-turn-helix transcriptional regulator, whose product MSKGSEKATPGFLVWRLSTKWRVAVDRAVAPLGLTHAQYALVASLYGMQRHGERPSQRRLADHTGLEALYVSKLARALESAGLLERTRDPRDPRAVQLALTEQGRERTRQAIEVVHGLLQQLLAPLGGLDSARAREFTRDLAVLLDAPLDLLAPDSESDKEQS is encoded by the coding sequence ATGAGCAAGGGTTCCGAGAAAGCCACGCCCGGTTTCCTGGTGTGGCGCCTGTCCACGAAGTGGCGGGTCGCGGTCGACCGAGCCGTGGCCCCGCTGGGGCTCACCCACGCGCAGTACGCGCTGGTGGCCTCGCTGTACGGCATGCAGCGCCACGGAGAGCGCCCCAGCCAGCGGCGCCTGGCCGACCACACCGGGCTGGAGGCGCTGTACGTGTCCAAGCTGGCGCGCGCCCTGGAGAGCGCCGGCCTCCTCGAACGCACCCGGGACCCCCGTGACCCGCGCGCGGTGCAGCTGGCGCTGACCGAGCAGGGCCGGGAGCGGACCCGGCAGGCGATCGAGGTCGTGCACGGGCTCCTGCAGCAGTTGCTGGCACCCCTCGGCGGCCTGGACAGCGCGCGGGCGCGGGAATTCACCCGTGACCTCGCGGTCCTGCTCGACGCACCGCTTGACCTGCTTGCCCCAGACAGCGAGTCCGACAAGGAGCAGTCATGA
- a CDS encoding tetratricopeptide repeat protein has product MDTTYYDHGAPAERWERARMFFDAKDYAAAARVLGKLVEEVPEQTGPRLLLARAYYHSAQLRRAEGELRIVVERDPVEHYARLMLGRTLQRQGRDEEAEPHLRLASALAGDFEQL; this is encoded by the coding sequence GTGGACACGACGTACTACGACCACGGAGCACCGGCCGAGCGCTGGGAGCGTGCGCGGATGTTCTTCGACGCCAAGGACTACGCCGCCGCTGCGCGCGTCCTGGGCAAGCTGGTCGAGGAGGTGCCGGAGCAGACCGGGCCCCGGCTGCTGCTGGCGCGCGCCTACTACCACTCGGCCCAACTGCGGCGAGCGGAGGGCGAGTTGCGGATCGTCGTCGAGCGCGACCCGGTCGAGCACTACGCCCGGCTGATGCTGGGCCGCACCCTGCAACGGCAGGGCCGGGACGAGGAGGCGGAGCCGCATCTGCGCCTCGCCTCGGCGCTCGCGGGTGACTTCGAGCAGCTCTGA
- a CDS encoding pirin family protein, which produces MSNLDREAVPAICGGRGFVVAEPVRELLSPRRVKLGESTEVRRLLPNLGRRMVGAWCFVDHYGPDDIADEPGMQVPPHPHMGLQTVSWLHEGEVLHRDSTGSLQTIHPRELGLMTSGRAISHSEESPKSHARLLHGAQLWVALPDGHRHTDPHFEHHADLPVVTAPGLRATLILGGLDGATSPGTTYTPIVGADLTLSRGADVRLPLEPDFEYAVLSMSGEAHVDGVPVLPGSMLYLGCGRTELPLRAESDAGLMLLGGEPFEEELIMFWNWIGRTQEEIEQARRDWMEGSRFGEVKGYDGAPLPAPNVPPVPLKPRGRVR; this is translated from the coding sequence ATGAGCAATCTTGATCGCGAGGCGGTGCCTGCCATCTGCGGCGGCCGCGGTTTCGTCGTGGCAGAGCCCGTACGCGAACTCCTCAGCCCTCGCCGCGTCAAGCTCGGCGAATCCACCGAAGTCCGCCGCCTGCTGCCCAACCTGGGCCGGCGCATGGTCGGCGCCTGGTGCTTCGTCGATCACTACGGTCCCGACGACATCGCCGACGAGCCCGGCATGCAGGTGCCGCCGCACCCGCACATGGGTCTGCAGACGGTGAGCTGGCTGCACGAGGGCGAGGTGCTGCACCGGGACTCCACGGGCAGCCTCCAGACGATCCACCCGCGCGAGCTGGGCCTGATGACCTCCGGCCGGGCGATCAGCCACTCCGAGGAGAGCCCGAAGTCCCACGCCCGCCTCCTGCACGGCGCCCAGCTGTGGGTCGCCCTCCCGGACGGCCACCGCCACACCGACCCGCACTTCGAACACCACGCTGACCTGCCGGTCGTCACGGCGCCGGGCCTGCGGGCCACGCTGATCCTCGGCGGCCTCGACGGCGCGACCTCACCCGGCACGACGTACACCCCGATCGTCGGCGCCGACCTCACCCTGTCGCGCGGCGCGGACGTACGCCTCCCCCTGGAGCCGGACTTCGAGTACGCCGTCCTGTCCATGTCGGGCGAGGCCCACGTGGACGGCGTGCCCGTACTCCCTGGCTCCATGCTCTACCTCGGCTGCGGCCGCACCGAACTCCCGCTGCGCGCCGAGTCGGACGCCGGCCTGATGCTCCTCGGCGGCGAGCCGTTCGAGGAGGAGCTGATCATGTTCTGGAACTGGATCGGGCGGACGCAGGAGGAGATCGAACAGGCGCGTCGGGACTGGATGGAAGGCTCGCGGTTCGGGGAGGTGAAGGGGTACGACGGTGCCCCCTTGCCCGCACCGAACGTACCGCCGGTGCCGTTGAAACCGCGGGGAAGGGTGCGCTGA